Proteins co-encoded in one Medicago truncatula cultivar Jemalong A17 chromosome 8, MtrunA17r5.0-ANR, whole genome shotgun sequence genomic window:
- the LOC25501848 gene encoding eukaryotic translation initiation factor 4B2, with protein sequence MSKPWGNIGAWAADSEAAEAEEREAAAKSAAAPSDNFPSLKEAVTTKPKKNKKMSLSEFTRGGYSSGGGAADIPRLTPEEMLRLPTGPKERSAEEMQFNRLGGGFSSYGGGRGRDREGASGDGSWGAGRRSYGGFDDERRAPSSRVSEFEPSRADEVDNWASVKKSLPSFDSGRQNQNQNRYGGSGGGGGGFGGGESKADGVDNWAVGKKPLPVRSYGGSRDSGMEPDRWSRGSAVEPDRWARGAPRRDSEQQQRPRLVLDPRKGDSSVNESPVVKTNKPNPFGAARPREEVLAEKGYDWKKLDSEIEAKKTSRPTSSHSSRPSSAQSNRSEGQDGALKPRPKVNPFGDAKPREVLLSERGKDWRKMDLELEHRAVDRPETIEEKLLKEEIDNLKKQLENESTVNSNEESADGSGGDQTGTHAMLLEKERELELLIRDLDDKVRFGQKAVERPGSSAGKTAGFSDRPPSRSGSFEDSRSVDFTDRPRSRGTGDTSMRPTDDRRQFQGSKDRGWFSDSRDLNRSNSKNRW encoded by the exons ATGTCGAAACCCTGGGGCAATATCGGAGCTTGGGCGGCCGATTCGGAGGCAGCCGAAGCCGAGGAACGCGAAGCGGCAGCTAAGTCAGCGGCCGCTCCGTCAGACAACTTCCCTAGTCTCAAGGAAGCCGTGACTACCAAAccgaagaagaataagaagatgTCGCTTTCTGAATTCACACGTGGAGGTTACTCCTCCGGTGGTGGCGCCGCTGATATCCCTCGTTTGACACCGGAGGAGATGCTTCGTCTTCCTACCGGTCCTAAGGAACGTTCTGCTGAGGAAATGCAGTTTAACCGTCTTGGCGGCGGTTTCTCTTCCTATGGCGGTGGTCGTGGTAGGGATCGCGAGGGAGCCTCTGGTGATGGCTCTTGGGGCGCTGGAAGAAGATCTTATGGTGGATTTGATGATGAACGTAGAGCGCCGAGTTCTAGGGTTTCGGAATTTGAACCGTCGAGGGCTGATGAGGTGGATAATTGGGCGTCGGTGAAGAAGTCGCTTCCGTCGTTTGATTCCGGTcgtcagaatcagaatcagaatcgaTATGGTGgcagtggtggtggtggtggtggttttgGTGGTGGTGAATCTAAGGCGGATGGAGTGGATAATTGGGCGGTTGGTAAGAAACCTCTTCCTGTTAGATCTTATGGCGGTTCTCGTGATTCTGGAATGGAACCAGATCGCTGGTCTAGAGGTTCTGCTGTGGAACCAGATCGTTGGGCTAGAGGAGCGCCGCGGCGTGATTCGGAGCAACAGCAGCGTCCGAGGTTGGTTTTGGATCCAAGGAAAGGTGATAGTTCTGTCAATGAATCTCCGGTGGTGAAGACGAATAAGCCTAATCCATTTGGTGCGGCGAGGCCTAGGGAGGAAGTGTTGGCGGAGAAAGGATATGATTGGAAGAAGCTGGATTCTGAGATTGAGGCGAAAAAGACGAGTAGGCCTACAAGTTCACATTCCAGCAGGCCTTCAAGTGCTCAATCCAATCGCTCCGAGGGTCAAGATGGTGCGCTGAAACCGAGGCCAAAGGTGAATCCTTTTGGAGATGCCAAACCTAGGGAGGTTTTGCTCAGCGAGCGTGGTAAGGATTGGCGGAAGATGGATCTTGAATTGGAGCATCGCGCCGTTGATAG GCCCGAGACCATAgaggaaaaattattaaaagaagaaattgataATTTGAAGAAGCAACTTGAGAATGAGTCTACAGTTAATTCAAATGAGGAATCTGCAGATGGTTCTGGTGGAGACCAAACTGGTACACATGCAATGCTACTAGAGAAAGAAAGGGAGCTGGAACTACTTATCCGTGATTTAGATGATAAAGTTCGTTTTGGGCAGAAAGCTGTTGAAAGGCCTGGTTCGTCAGCAGGGAAGACTGCTGGTTTTTCTGATAGGCCACCATCTCGGTCTGGCTCATTTGAGGATTCAAGAAGTGTGGATTTTACGGACCGACCTCGATCCCGTGGCACAGGTGATACGTCGATGCGCCCTACTGATGACAGAAGACAATTTCAAGGTAGCAAGGATAGGGGGTGGTTTTCGGACAGCAGAGACTTGAATAG GTCAAATTCCAAAAATAGATGGTGA
- the LOC25501850 gene encoding beta-amyrin 11-oxidase → MEMQWVYICTAALFACYVFVNKFLRRFNGWYYHLKLRNKEYPLPPGDMGWPLIGNLLSFNKNFSSGQPDSFTTNLILKYGRDGIYKTHVCGNPSIIICDPEMCKRVLLDDVNFKIGYPKSIQELTKCRPMIDVSNANHKHFRRLITAPMVGHKVLDMYLERLEDIAINSLEELSSMKHPIELLKEMKKVSFKSIIHVFMGTSNQNIVKNIGSSFTDLSKGMYSIPINAPGFTFHKALKARKKIAKLLQPVVDERRLMIKNGQHVGEKKDLMDILLEIKDENGRKLEDQDISDLLIGLLFAGHESTATGIMWSVAHLTQHPHILQKAKEEQEEILKIRPASQKRLSLNEVKQMIYLSYVIDEMLRFANIAFSIFREATSDVNINGYLIPKGWRVLIWARAIHMDSEYYPNPKEFNPSRWKDYNAKAGTFLPFGAGSRLCPGADLAKLEISIFLHYFLLNYRLERINPDCPVTTLPQCKPTDNCLAKVIKVSRA, encoded by the exons ATGGAAATGCAGTGGGTTTACATTTGTACTGCTGCTTTGTTTGCATGCTATGTTTTTGTAAACAAATTTTTGAGGAGGTTTAATGGTTGGTACTATCATCTCAAATTAAGAAACAAAGAGTACCCTTTGCCTCCAGGTGATATGGGATGGCCACTTATTGGCAACCTATTATCATTTAACAAAAACTTCTCATCTGGCCAACCTGATTCATTCACCACCAACCTTATTCTCAA atatgGGAGAGATGGTATCTACAAAACTCACGTGTGTGGAAATCCAAGTATCATAATTTGTGATCCTGAGATGTGTAAGCGAGTGCTCTTAGATGATGTAAACTTTAAAATTGGTTATCCAAAATCCATCCAAGAATTGACAAAATGTAGACCCATGATTGATGTCTCGAACGCAAATCACAAGCATTTTCGACGCCTAATCACTGCTCCCATGGTTGGTCACAAGGTGTTAGACATGTACCTAGAACGTCTCGAGGACATTGCAATCAATTCGTTAGAAGAATTGTCTAGCATGAAGCACCCCATCGAGCTCTTGAAAGAGATGAAGAAGGTTTCCTTTAAATCCATTATCCATGTTTTCATGGGAACTTCTAATCAGAACATTGTTAAAAACATTGGAAGTTCATTTACTGATTTGTCTAAAGGCATGTACTCTATCCCCATCAATGCACCTGGTTTTACTTTCCACAAAGCACTCAAG GCACGGAAGAAGATAGCTAAATTATTGCAACCTGTTGTGGATGAAAGGAGGTTGATGATAAAAAATGGACAACATGTGGGAGAGAAGAAAGATCTTATGGATATTCTATTGGAAATCAAAGATGAGAATGGTAGAAAATTGGAGGATCAGGATATCAGTGACCTGTTGATAGGACTTTTATTTGCCGGACATGAAAGTACAGCAACTGGGATAATGTGGTCAGTTGCACATCTTACACAACATCCACATATCCTACAAAAAGCCAAG GAAGAGCAGGAAGAAATCTTGAAGATAAGACCAGCCTCCCAAAAACGATTGAGTCTTAATGAAGTCAAGCAAATGATTTATCTTTCATAT GTAATCGATGAAATGTTGCGATTTGCCAACATTGCCTTTTCAATTTTTCGAGAGGCTACATCTGATGTTAACATCAACG GTTATCTCATACCAAAAGGATGGAGAGTGCTAATATGGGCGAGAGCCATTCATATGGATTCTGAATATTATCCAAATCCTAAAGAATTTAATCCTTCTAGATGGAAA GATTATAATGCCAAGGCAGGAACCTTTCTTCCTTTTGGAGCAGGAAGTAGGCTCTGTCCTGGAGCCGACTTAGCAAAACTTGAAATTTCTATATTTCTTCATTATTTCCTCCTTAACTACAG GTTGGAGCGAATAAACCCAGATTGCCCTGTTACTACCTTGCCACAATGTAAGCCCACTGATAACTGCCTCGCTAAGGTTATAAAGGTCTCACGTGCTTAG
- the LOC25501849 gene encoding 60S acidic ribosomal protein P3 codes for MGVFTFVLNKTGAEWTAKQYSGDIEASAESTFEIQRKLVQAALAVDSNGGVQSSYSPISPSSGVFQVVVGGAVFVGGGAAAAAPAGGAAPADDAPAAAKKEEKVEEEEEDDDMGFSLFD; via the exons ATGGGTGTCTTCACATTCGTCCTCAACAAAACCGGCGCCGAATGGACCGCAAAGCAATACTCAGGCGACATCGAAGCCTCCGCTGAATCTACCTTCGAGATCCAACGGAAACTTGTTCAAGCTGCTCTCGCTGTTGATTCCAACGGTGGTGTTCAGTCCTCTTACTCTCCCATCTCTCCTTCCTCTGGTGTCTTCCAG GTGGTTGTAGGTGGTGCAGTTTTTGTTGGAGGTGGTGCTGCAGCTGCTGCTCCCGCAGGAGGTGCTGCACCAGCTGATGATGCCCCTGCTGCcgcaaagaaagaagaaaaggtCGAGGAAGAGGAGGAAGATGATGATATGGGATTCTCACTCTTTGATTAG